In Halogranum gelatinilyticum, the DNA window AGCGAGGGCCGTCCGGCCTGTTTCGACCCCGACCACGCCGACTGTCAGGGCTGCGCCGAGGACGTCCGCGAGGGCGTCGTCGAGACGTGGTAGTGAGGATTTTGTACCGTCCGCGTCAGTCCCCGCCATGGACCGTCCGCTCGTCGCGCTCGTGCTCGCCGGTGGCACCGGCACGCGTCTCTACCCGGCCAGCCGCTCGCATCGACCCAAACAGTTCCTCTCGCTCGTCGGCGACGACTCGCTCCTGAGCCAGACCGTCGCCCGCGCGGACTTCGCCGACCACGTCTTCGTCTCGACGCGACCCGACTTCGCCGACGACGTGGCCGACCACGCCCCCGACGCCGAGGTCATCACCGAACCCGTCGCCAAGGACACCGGTCCCGCGCTGGTCTACGCGACTCACCGGATTCGCGAGGAAGTCGGCGACTGCGTCGTCCTCGTGTTGCCGAGTGACCACACCGTGTCCGGTGAGTTTCAGGCGGTCGCCGAGACGGGTACTCGCGTCGCCAGCGAGACCGGCGCGCTCGTCACCTTCGGGGTCGACCCCAGTCGACCCGACACGGGCTACGGCTACATCGAACCCGGTGCGTCCCGAGACCTCGCCGGTGAAACCTACTTCGACCTCGCCGCGTTCCACGAGAAGCCGGACGCCGAGACGGCAGGAGAGTACGTCGACGCGGGCTACTACTGGAACGCGGGTATCTTCGCGTGGACGCCCGATGCACTCCTCTCGGCCGCTCGGGACTCGCCGCTGGAGCTGCTTGTAGACGCGCTCGACGCGGGCGACGAGGCCGAGGGCTTCGAGGCTGTCCCCGAGGTGAGCATCGACTACGCGGTGATGGAGCGCGCCGAGGACGCAGCGGTCGTCCCCGCGGGCTTCGACTGGGACGACCTCGGCTCGTGGGACGCCCTGGAGCGAGTTCTCGACGCGGACGACGCGGGCAACGTCGCGCTCGGCGAGAGCCTCACCGTCGACGCCGCGGACAACGTGGTCGTCGCCGACGGGGCGCGCGTCTCACTGGTCGGCGTCTCGGATCTCGCGGTCGTCGCGTGGGACGACCGGGTGCTGGTCGTGCCGAAAGCAGAGGCCCAGCGCGTCCGCGAGGTCGTGTCGATACTGAAAGAGAACGGCTCCTTCTAACCTCAGCTCCGCAGGCGGCCGCCGTCGACGGGCAGCGCGACGCCGTTGACGAAGCTCGCCCGGCGGCTGGCGAGGAAGGCGACGACGTCGCCGAGTTCGCGCGGGTCGCCGACGCGGCCCAGCGGGATATCGTCGGCCCAACTCCGCAGCCCCTCGTCGTAGCTGTCGTACTCGCCGCGGTCGACGGAGTCCTCGACGAGTTCCTCTATTCGCGCTGTCTCGTGCGCGCCGGGCAGGACTGCGTTGGCCCGCACTTCGGGGGCGTACTCGCGAGCGAGCGTCTTCACGAGACCGATGACGCCACGGCGAACGGCGTTCGAGAGCACCAGCCCGTCGATGGCCTCCTCGACGCTCGTCGAGGTGATGCAGGTCACGGTACCTGCGTCGCTCTCTTTGAGATACGGAGCGGCCTCTCGGACCGTCCAGACGACGCTCATCACGAGCATGTCGTACGCGCCGTACCACTGCTTCTCGGTGGTGTCGTCGAAGGTACCCGGCGGGACGCCGCCCGCGGAAGTGACGAGATGGTCGATGCCGCCGAACTCGTCGACGGCGACTTCGACGAGGTTCTCGATGCTGTCGGGGTCGGTGATGTCGGCTTCGACGCCGACGACGCGGCCGGTGCCCACGCCTTCGAGTGCCGTCTCGGCGGTCGCGAGCTTCTCGGCGTCGCGGCCGCAGATGACCACGTTGGCGTCTGCGTCGGCGAGTGCTTCGGCACTGCCGTAGCCCAGTCCGGCCGAGCTTGCGGTGACGAGTGCGACGTCGTCTGCGAGTCCTAAGTCCATGGCCGAGGTGTCGTGGTGGGTCGACAAAAGTCTGTGTTCGTCCCGACGGACACTGATTGATGAGCCGGTATGGCGCGTGGCTTCGCGGCGACGGCCGCGAGACACGCACGCGAGGGACGACTGAACGAGTGAAACGAGTGAGGGAGTCGGCTGGGGAGGGTGTGGCTGTTGCGGGTGGGACTGAAAGGGGACGCGCTCTCGGCGAACCTCCGCGAAGTAAGCACCGCAGCGACTGACAGGAGCGAGGAGCGCGGCGAGCGGCGGGAGCCGAGAGCGCGTGGGCTTTCGAGGGGGTCACCGAGTGACCAGCGACAGCAGACGAGGATGTGTGGGCTTTCGAGCTGTCCACAGCGTGGGTTGGGAACGCCCGGATTCGAAGCCGTCCGTCGACCCCACTCCGTCTACCGCTTCACGGTCTCCAGCCACGGAGGAAGGCCACGCAAACCCCACCAACAGACAACCCGAACGGCAGCGTCATCGTCCGTACCACCAACACCGCTGCCGCCGCACCCGCCGCTGGCGCGCCGGTCATCGCCACCAACGCCCCACCCAGGAGGATGTCGTACGCGCCGATGCTCCCCGGAATCGGGACGACGCTCGCGACCTGCGGCAGCGGAATCACGACCAAAATGGGCAGGAGAGCCACCGTCGTCCCCGTCCCGGCCAGCGCGACCCACAGCGCGGCCGCGGTGAGCAGCTGTTCGAGCACGCCGCCGAGTGCGACGAGCACGAGGAGTTCGGGTGCAGTCCGGAACTGGACGATACGCTCCCAGAACCGTTCGACCGCGTCGACGACGACGCTCCGACCGTGGGCCTCCTCGCGGTAGAGCGAGGAGACGAGCGCGACGACAGGAGTGAGAACAACGACGAACAGCCGCGACAGGAGTGACCGCGAGTAGAGCAGCAGTCCTCCGAGAACGACGAGTCCCACGACAGCTCCACCGAGCGTGAGAAGCACGTACTGCGGCGTCGTCCCGCCGACGAGGACGAGCAGGCCCAACGCGGTCGAGACGAGCAACTGCGCGCCGGATTTGACGTACTTCGCGACCGAGCGGACGCCGAGTGCCTCGCTGTAGGTCGTCTCCGTCGTGACGCCGATGAAGCGCGCCATGATGGGCTCGGAACTCACCGGCCCGGCGGGCGAGAGCGTGTCGAAGAAGTCGCCGGCCATCGCGAACTGGACGCTCTGTCCGGCGGAGAGCCCCCGGCCGAGCGGCCGGATCGAGGCCCAGACGCCGATAGCGTCGGCGAGTCCCTCGGCGACGACGAGCGCGAGGACGGCCGCGGCCGCCCACGGCGCGATGGCCGTCGCCCGCGAGACGACGCTGTCGACGCCGACGAACGCGAGATAGCCGACGAGCGCGCCGAGACCGAGCAACGCCCCGACCAGAAACCGTATGACTCGCCGCATGGGGATGGCTCGGAGAGGCGCGTGGAAAAGCGTGCCGTCAGCGGCCGGGCAAGGCATATCCTTTTACACATTCGACATGACGAATCCGGTATGGAAGCCCTCTCGACCCTCCGTCCAGCCGCCGCCGCACTCCGACGCAACCCCGTGTTGTTCGTCGTGCCCGCCGTCCTCGCGCTCCTCCAGCTCCCACAGCTCGTCGTCCAGACCGTGAGTCCCTTCGTCGGCGGCATCGTGTCGCTGCTGTTGAGCGGTGTGATGCTGCTCGCGCTACCGTTCCTCCAAGCGGGGCTCATCGCCATGGCTCACGAGGCGCTCGACGGGCAGACGCGGCTGGCGACGCTCGTCGCTGCCGGGAAAGAGTACTACATCCCGGTTTTCCTCGCCTTCGGTGTGTTGTTCGTCTGCAACCTGGTGGTCTTCGGACTCGTCTTCGTCGGCGTGTTCGTCGCCGTCGTCGTCGGTCTCGCCCAGCCCGGCTCGAGCACGGCGCTCTTTCTCGTACTCGGCCTCGCCGGCCTCGTGCTCTTCGGTCTCTATCTGCTCGTCGTCTTCTTCCTGCAGTTCTACGTGCAGGCCATCGTCCTCGACGACCTCGGCCCGTTCGCCGGGCTGAAGCGGAGCGCCAGCGTGGTTCGGAGCCACCTCGGCGACACTTTCGTCTACTCGCTCGTCGGGGGCGGCATCGGCGCGCTGTTCGGGCTCTTCGGCGCGGTCTTCTCGATTCTCCTGACCTCGTCGGTGGCGACGACCCCCACACCGACGCCGCTGGCTGACGTGTACGGCCCGCTCGCGGACGTCAGCCTCTCACTGCCGCTCCTCGTCGTCGGCTTCCTCGCGCTCGTCCTCTTGACGACCCTCTTCGGCGGCTTCTTCGGGACGTATTCGGTCGCGTTCTACCGCGCGATTCGGCCGACTGCGGCCTGATTTCCGACCTTGGTGCTCGGGCCACTGCGACCGCCGACACTCCCGACCACTTCCACCCCAAGGCGACACTTCTTACACGATGAAGCCGTAAGCCAGTCTCAATGGCTCAGGCACAGAATCAGGAGTTGACCGAGCGTTTCATCCAGTTCTACCGGAACTACTACCGGGACGCCATCGGTCAGCTCGCCCAAAAATACCCCAACGAGCAACGCTCGCTCTACATCGACTACGACGACCTCTACCGGTTCGACCCCGACCTCGCGGAGGACTTCCTCAACCAGCCCGACCAGCTCCGCGAGTACGCCGAAGAGGCACTCCGGCTCTACGACCTGCCCGCGGACGTCAAACTCGGCAAGGCACACGTCCGCCTGCGAAACATCGACCGCGCCGTCGACATCCGTTCGATCCGCGTCCACGACGACCACATCGGCAAGCTCATCGCCGTCTCCGGTATCGTCCGCAAGGCCACGGACGTCCGGCCCAAGATCACGGAAGCCGCCTTCGAGTGCCAGCGCTGTGGGACGATGACCTACATCCCTCAATCGGACGGCAACTTCCAGGAACCCCACGAGTGTCAGGGCTGTGAGCGACAGGGACCGTTCCGGGTCAACTTCGACCAGTCGGAGTTCATCGACTCCCAGAAGATTCGGGTCCAGGAGAGTCCGGAGGGACTCCGCGGCGGCGAGACGCCGCAGGCCATCGACATCGACCTCGAAGACGACATCACCGGAAGAGTCACCGCCGGCGACCACGTCACCGTCACGGGCGTCCTCCACATCGAACAGCAGAAGAGCGGCCAGGAGAAGTCCGCCATCTTCGATCTCTACATGGACGGGATGTCCATCACCGTCGAGGACGAGGAGTTCGAGGACATGGAGATCACCGACGAGGACAAGCAACAAATAATCGAGATCTCCAACCGCGAGAACATCTACGAGGACATGGTCGCCTCCGTCGCCCCCGCCATCTACGGCTACGACGAGGAGAAGATGGCCATGATCCTCCAGCTGTTCTCGGGCGTCACCAAACATCTCCCCGACGGCTCCCGCATCCGTGGCGACCTCCATATGCTCCTCATCGGTGACCCCGGTACCGGGAAGTCCCAGATGCTTTCGTACATCCAGAACATCGCTCCCCGCTCGGTCTACACCTCCGGTAAGGGTTCCTCCTCGGCCGGTCTCACCGCCGCCGCCGTCCGCGACGACTTCGGCGACGGCCAGCAGTGGACGCTCGAAGCGGGCGCGCTCGTCCTCGCCGACAAGGGGATCGCGGCGGTCGACGAGCTGGACAAGATGCGTCCCGAGGACCGCTCGGCGATGCACGAGGCACTGGAGCAGCAGAAGATCTCGATCTCGAAGGCCGGTATCAACGCGACGCTGAAGTCCCGGTGTTCGCTCTTGGGTGCGGCGAACCCCAAATACGGCAGATTCGACCAGTACGAGCCCATCGGCGAGCAGATCGACCTCGAACCCGCACTCATCTCGCGGTTCGACCTCATCTTCACCGTCACCGACCAGCCCGACCCCGAACACGACGGCAAGCTCGCCGACCACATCCTGAAGACGAACTACGCGGGTGAGCTGAACACCCAGCGGACGCACGTGCCGACGTCCAAGTTCACCGAGGAGGAGGTCAACTCCGTCACCGAGGAGGTCGCCCCCGAGATCGACGCCGAACTCCTCCGGAAATATATCGCGTTCTCGAAGCGCAACTGCTACCCGACGATGACCGAGGAGGCCAAGGCGGCCATCCGCGAGTTCTACGTCGACCTCCGCGCGAAGGGTGCCGACGAGGACGCGCCGGTCCCCGTGACCGCCCGAAAGCTCGAAGCACTCGTCCGCCTCGCCGAGGCGAGTGCCCGCGTCCGGCTCTCCGACGAGGTGTCCGAGGAGGACGCGACCCGCGTCATCGAGATCGTCCGGTCGTGTCTGCAGGACATCGGTGTCGACCCCGAGACGGGCCAGTTCGACGCCGACGTCGTCGAGACAGGCACCTCCAAGAGCCAGCGTGACCGCATCAAGACCCTCAAACAGCTCATCAGCGAGATCGAAGAGGAGTTCGAAGAGGGCGCGCCGGTCGACGAGGTGCTCGACCGCGCCGACGAGATCGGCATGGGCCGCGACAAGGCAGAGGGCGAGATCGAGAAGCTCCGGCGGAAGGGCGAAGTCTACGAACCGAAGACCGACCATCTCCGCACGACCTGAGACCGATGGACCGCATCTCCGCCCTCCGGAACGTCGAGGACGCGCTCCGCGCGTTCGAGCGCGGCGAGGCCGACCTCGCGGCGACCGAGGAGCAGGTGCTCACCGTCCTGCGGACCTACGCGACTGAGTTCGGCGACGACCCGCGGGCGGCCTACCGCGCGAGCGGCGACGAGGCCGTCGACGGAACCGTCGTCGTCGCCAGCTCCGAGCCGGAAGCACGGGCCCGCGTTCAGGAACTCCGAGAGGTCGACGACGCCCGCTTCGAGCTTCGACGCATCGAGTGAGCGGCGTTTCGAGCCCTCGGTGGCGGAGATTGAAAGAAGGTAAACACTTTTGTCAGACGCTGGCCTACTGGATAGCTGTATCACACAGGAGTGACCGGCTTGGCAACACACATACCGGCGTCGGACGGCCACAGCGCGCTCGAGGATGCAGCCAGTGTCCTCTTTCTCGCGCCGTCGATCTCGTCGCAGGAAGACGAGGTCTGTACCAGCCTGCTTCGCTCCGACGACGCCGCACAGGAGAACCTGCTGTGGGTGTCGTACACGAAATCCCCCGACGCGCAGCTTCGTCGCTGGCGCGAGCACGGCCACGGCCAACCGGCCAACCTCGGCATCGTGAGCGTCGGCGAGTCGACGCGGTCGGCCGCAGCGAGCGCGGGTGGCGGCGGTTCCACCGCTGGCCCGGTCGAAAGCGTTGCCAGCCCGAACGACCTCACCGGACTCGGAATCAGGCTCAACGAATATCTCCACCGCTGGGACGGCAACGACTGCCAGACCCGGGTCTGTTTCGACTCGCTGACTGCGATGCTCCAGTACGTCGATATCGAGACCGCCTACGAGTTCCTCCACATTCTCACCGGCCGGCTCTACGGCGTCGACGCCGTCGCGCACTTCCACATGGACCCCAGCGCGCACGACGAGCAGACCGTCGAGCGGATCGCGTCGCTCTGTGACGCCGTCGTCGACATCACCGGCGACGACCGGGTCGTCCGCTCGCGGTAGGAGCATTTATTCATCGAGCAACAGCTTTAATTTCTCGAAGCAGTGACGCGAGTCTGTGCTGCTGGTCGTCACGTACTCGCAGGCCGCCCGCGGAACGCTCCGAAACGTCTGTCGAACACACGAGGAGACCGTCGTCCGTCGGTTCGGCCGGGCCGCCCTCCTCGACGAGACGGCCTTCGGAGCCTTCCTCGCGCTCCGACTGCGGGCCAAACACGGTGGTGACGTACAGATCGAGGCGACGGAACCGTGGAACGAGTTCGCCGCCGTCGACAGCGAGGTTCGGGAGGCGGCCGTCGCCTACGAGAACCGGAGCGAGCCGAGCACGCCCTACGACAAGTTCGCCGCGGGGACCGACCACCCTGACACCGACAGCCTCCGCGACCGCGAGCTATGAGGCGCGCCGACGAGTCGCGGCGGCGGGTTGAGGGGGTCGAGGGCGTCGACCTCCGCGACGAGGACGTCGACCTCCGCGACGAGGACGTCGCGCCCGACACCGTCCTCGCCGCGGTCCGCGGCGAGCGTGAGCGACCGCCGTCGCTGCGACACGGCCGTCTGTCGGGTTTCGAGCATACCGAAACGCCCGAAACCCCCGATGCTCCCCCAATTCCTGAAATCCCCGCCAGCCACGACGTGCTCGGCCACGTCGACGGCGACCTCCAGCCGTCGCTCCGTGTGTGGCTGGCGGCGGCTGCACGGTCGGTGGGTCGCGAGCCGCCGCAGCGGGCCGCGTACGACGACGTTCGGGCCGCACTCGACGACCTCGTCGTCCCGGACGTCGACGTGGCCGCCGCGCGTCGCCGGGTCGCCGAGGCGGGTGCCGAGGAGGCTCGCCTCCGGGAGGAGCTGGCGACGCTCCGCGGCCGACTCCAGGCACGCCGCGAGACGGACGCACCGACCGAGGGGGTCGCTGCCGAACTCGCCGAGACCGCGACCCGGCTCTCGGAGGTCGAGACCGAGCGCGTCGCGGCCGAACAGACGCTCGACCGCAGAGAGGCGGCGGCGCGCGAGGCCCGCGAGAAGCGAGAACAGCAGCTCGAACTCGAAGACAGAGCGGCCAACCTCCGTCGGGCGATGCGCGAGTCGCTCGCCGCGGCGGTCGCCCCCGCCTTCGCCGACGCTGTCGCCAGCGTCGCCGCCGTCGACTGCCTCTCGGTGGCCGTGGAGACTCCTCCCCCGACGGAGGGCATCGCCGACCCTGGCGCGTACGACGGTCCCGACGCCCTGGCCCAACTCGCGGCCGTCCGCGTCGCCGACCTCGACACGCCGGTCGTCGTCTCGGCGGCCGTCGCTGACGACGCCGATTCAGTTACCGACGACGCTGACTCGGCTGCTGACGACAGCGTCGCCGACGCCATCGCCGAGGTGCTGGGGACGCCCGTCGTCCTGCTGTGATTTAAATCCGAGAGCGCGGCCAGGAGGCCCATGGACTTCGAGTGGACGACGGAGCACGTCGACGGCGTGACGCTCGTCGGCGTCCGGCTGGCGAACGAGACACCGACCGACCGCCGGATCCGGCTGGCGAACCGCCTCGATGGCCCGGTGTTGCCGCCGCGTCGCCACGGCGTGCCCGAGACCGGGTGGGAGGGAGAGCACTACGAGACAGTCGTCCCCGCGGGCGACCGTGTAGCCGTCGGCTACGCCTGTCCGGCAGCCGTCGCCGACCCGCCCGTGGAACTCGTCGCCGACGAGCGAGCACCGGACGCCGCACCGACTCCCGACGGGGACTCCTCGGCTGCGGCCGTCGTCCGGCGGTTCGGCCGTGCCGAGCCACCGCGTGACGCCGTGCCGACGCCGGAGCGTATCGACGCCCGGCCTGCTGACGGGATGCCCGACGGCGACACGTCCGACGGGTCTGACAGCCCCGGTGTCGCCGATATCCGGCGGTGCGATGCTGTCGATGCTGCCGACGTTGCCGACCCTGCCGACGTTGCTGACAGTACCGACGTTGCCGACGGTACGGACGCGTCTGACACAGAACTCCCCGACGCGGTTTCGGCGTGGCTGGACGCCGTGGCCACGCGCATTGAACGCGCCGAGACCCTGACCGAGCCGTCCGTCCCGGAGGCGACTGCGACGCTCGCCGAGATGGGTGGTCTCGACGCGGTCGCCGACCTGCCCGAGACGGTCGCCGACGACGCCGAGCAGTTGCGTGCCGTCGCCAGCCGCGCTGAGGTACTCGCCGAGCGCGCCGAGTCGACGGAGGTCGACCTCGCCCCACTCCGGAGGCTGGCGTGATTCTCGCCGTCACGGGCGGGAAAGGCGGGGTCGGGAAGTCGACCGTCGCGTACAACCTCGGAGCCGCGCTCGACGCCGTCGTCGTCGACGCCGACCTCGGGATGGCCGACCTCCCCGGCGGCCACGGGCCGGACCTCCACGACGTGCTTGCGGGGCGTGCCGACGCGGTCGAAGCCGTCCGTGAGGGTCCCGTCCGGCTCCTCCCCTGCGGCCGGTCGCTCGCGGGTGCCCGCGCGGCCGACGTGACCGAGTTGGTCGCCGCCGTCCAGGCGGTCGACCGCGAGTACGGCGAGGTCGTCCTCGACTGTCCAGCGGGGATGCGCGCGGACGCGGGCGTTCCGCTCGCCGTCGCCGACGCTGCCGTCGTCGTCGCCTCGCCACGGCCGTTCGCCCTCGCCGACGCGGTGCGGACGCGGGAGTTGGCGCGGGAACTCGACGCGCCGCTGGTCGGTGTGGTAGTCAACCGCGCCGTCGACGAGCCACCCGTCGAGACCATCGCGGAGACGCTCGGCGCGCCCGTGACGACGCTCCCGGCGGACCCGCGGGTGGGCGAGTCGGTGTCCGAGGAGAAGCCTGTCGTCGACGTCGCACCCGACAGTCGTGCGGCGGCCGGAATCAGCGAGTTAGAAGCGGCGGTTCAGTCCTGCAGGTCGGTGTAGGTGTTGCGGAGCGTCACCGGCGTCACACCGGCGACGTCGGCGGTCTCTTTCTGGGTGAGCGTCTCGTTCGCCGTCTCACTACGCTGCGCCGCGGTATAGAGACACGCCGCGGCGACGCCGCTCGGGTTGCGGCCGGTCGAGATGCCCTCGTCCGTGGCTTCGGCGGCGAGTTCGCGGGCCCCGCGTTCGACGTCCGACCCCACGTCGAGCTTGCTGGCGAACCGCGGGATGTACTCGACTGGGTCGATGGGACCGACCGGCAGCCCGAGTTCGCGGTTGAGCGCGTCGTAGGCGGCCTGTTGCTCGTCGGCGTCGGCGCGGGCGGCCTCGGTCACCTCGTCGACGGTGCGGGAGACGCCGGCGACGCGACAGGCAGCGTAGACCGCGGCAGCGGCGAAGCCCTCCAGCGAGCGGCCGCGCACGAGGTCCTCGCTCTGTGCGGAGCGGACGAGCGAGCAGGCGTGGTCGCGGACCTGCTCGGGCAGCGAGAGCGTGCTGACGAGCCGCCGAATCTCGGTGAAGGCGTAGACCTGGTTGCGCTCGCGCTTCGAGGAGATACGGGCGCGGTTGTGTTGCTTGCGCAGTCTGGCCATCTGCCGTCGCTTGCGACCCTTCAGCCGGGTCGAGCGGCCGATCTCGGTGGAGAGACCGCGGTCGTGGCGCGAGCGGGTGAGCGGCGCGCCGGTGCGTTCGGGGTTGGTGTCGTCGTCCGCGAAGGAACGCCACTCGGGACCGTGGTCGATGCGGTCCTCGGCGACGACGAGTCCGCACTCGCCGCAGACCGTCTCGTCGCCGTGGGCGTTCAGTCGTCCGTCGCATTCGGGACAGTTCGGAGAGCGTGCCTGACTCATCACATCTCATACTTGGTCGCGCTGCCCCATTTAAAGACGGGACGAAACGCCGAAAACAACCCGACTGCACCGACCCGAACGTACCGGTGACCGGTACGTTCTGGCTATAATTTTCGAACACTCTCCAGTAAGTTTTAGTGCGACAAGGAACCAGCACGTCCCGATGGGACTGGCGGACATCGCCGAAGGAATCGAGGTGACGAGCGAGCAACGCGACCGCGGGCTCGCAACCGTCGACGACACGGACGGCTCGCTGGTCGAGCGGTTCGAGCCACACGCCGACGACCTGCCGTGTACGCCCGAGGCGGCGGCGACGGCCGTCGAGACGCACACCACGGGGACGAGCGTCGGCGAGAGCGCGGAGCGAGCGGGAATCGCGCCGATGACGGCCGCGAAGGTGCTGCACCGCTGTGGCGTCGCGGGCGTGACCCCGCTGTCGCCAATGGCACGCGACGTGCTGCGCGACTGGCTCGGCGGCGAACTCTCGCGGACGGATGCCCTCGCGCTCACGGACGCGACGGAGGCGGAGTTCGCCCTGGCGACCTACATCGAGACGCACGAGAGCGTCGCCGAACTCGAAGAAGCGGTCGAAGGGACGCTGTCGCCGGAGACCAACGCGACGGTCGCGAAGCGAGACGTCCTGGGCGAGACGATGAGCAATCCCGGTTCAGTTCGCTGACCGGCCTCCTCACTCGGGGAGATACGACTCGACTGTCTCTCGAAGCCCTTCGTCGTCGAACTCGATAGCTAACTGCTCGTCGACAGCGACCTCGGTAGCGACGGCGACGGCGGGAGCGAACTCGCCGGAGTCGGCCAGACAGGCGGGAGCGTCGTCCGGTTCCGTGACGTCGCTTGCGGGGACCGTCGCGTCGGCGTCGTCGATGGCTCCTCGTGTCGACAGCGTTGCGGCCGCCGTCACGTCGAGGTCACGGAGCCGCCCTCGCATCTGTTGGAGAGCGTCCGCGCCGTGCCGTGTGCCGGGCGTCACGAGCACCACGCGGTCGACGCTCGTCACGGCCGCGACAGCCTGGTTCGCGGCGACGGGCGGCGTATCGACGAGGACGTGGTCGAACCGCTGGGCGGCCTCGGCGACGCGCTCTTCGAACCGCTGGGCGGCGTCGGCGGTCTTCGCCCGCGCCAGTCGCTCGAAGGGAGCAGAGACGGGACAGCAGGCGACGCGGCCGGATGTGTCGACATCGAGGTCTACCAGACCAGCGTCGAGCGGTTCCGCCGACTCGGTGACGAGGGTCGTCAGGTCGGGGTCGATACGCCCCGAGACGTAGTGGCTGAGTCCCTGTGTCGCGTACGCGGCGTCGAGGACGGCCACGTCGCGGCCGTCGCGGGCGAGCATGGCCGCGAGTTCGACGGCAGTCCGTGTCGTTCCCGCGCCACCTGTCGCACCGACGAGTGCGGTCGTCGTTCCGGGCATAGACGAGTTTGCGCCGCTCCTCGGATTAAAATTCTTCGCTGGGCGGCGTGATTTTACGACTCCGCGATGGCGGCTTCGATGTCGTCGAACTCCGCGTCGCTCAGGTCCGGCCGGTCGCCCGCGACGGCGTGGATAGGACCGCCGCCGTCGCCGTCGAACCGCGGGACGAGATGGACGTGGACGTGCGGGACTTCCT includes these proteins:
- a CDS encoding DUF7857 domain-containing protein; this translates as MDFEWTTEHVDGVTLVGVRLANETPTDRRIRLANRLDGPVLPPRRHGVPETGWEGEHYETVVPAGDRVAVGYACPAAVADPPVELVADERAPDAAPTPDGDSSAAAVVRRFGRAEPPRDAVPTPERIDARPADGMPDGDTSDGSDSPGVADIRRCDAVDAADVADPADVADSTDVADGTDASDTELPDAVSAWLDAVATRIERAETLTEPSVPEATATLAEMGGLDAVADLPETVADDAEQLRAVASRAEVLAERAESTEVDLAPLRRLA
- a CDS encoding MinD/ParA family ATP-binding protein; its protein translation is MILAVTGGKGGVGKSTVAYNLGAALDAVVVDADLGMADLPGGHGPDLHDVLAGRADAVEAVREGPVRLLPCGRSLAGARAADVTELVAAVQAVDREYGEVVLDCPAGMRADAGVPLAVADAAVVVASPRPFALADAVRTRELARELDAPLVGVVVNRAVDEPPVETIAETLGAPVTTLPADPRVGESVSEEKPVVDVAPDSRAAAGISELEAAVQSCRSV
- a CDS encoding transcription initiation factor IIB; translation: MSQARSPNCPECDGRLNAHGDETVCGECGLVVAEDRIDHGPEWRSFADDDTNPERTGAPLTRSRHDRGLSTEIGRSTRLKGRKRRQMARLRKQHNRARISSKRERNQVYAFTEIRRLVSTLSLPEQVRDHACSLVRSAQSEDLVRGRSLEGFAAAAVYAACRVAGVSRTVDEVTEAARADADEQQAAYDALNRELGLPVGPIDPVEYIPRFASKLDVGSDVERGARELAAEATDEGISTGRNPSGVAAACLYTAAQRSETANETLTQKETADVAGVTPVTLRNTYTDLQD
- a CDS encoding DUF7858 family protein — translated: MGLADIAEGIEVTSEQRDRGLATVDDTDGSLVERFEPHADDLPCTPEAAATAVETHTTGTSVGESAERAGIAPMTAAKVLHRCGVAGVTPLSPMARDVLRDWLGGELSRTDALALTDATEAEFALATYIETHESVAELEEAVEGTLSPETNATVAKRDVLGETMSNPGSVR
- a CDS encoding AAA family ATPase; the protein is MPGTTTALVGATGGAGTTRTAVELAAMLARDGRDVAVLDAAYATQGLSHYVSGRIDPDLTTLVTESAEPLDAGLVDLDVDTSGRVACCPVSAPFERLARAKTADAAQRFEERVAEAAQRFDHVLVDTPPVAANQAVAAVTSVDRVVLVTPGTRHGADALQQMRGRLRDLDVTAAATLSTRGAIDDADATVPASDVTEPDDAPACLADSGEFAPAVAVATEVAVDEQLAIEFDDEGLRETVESYLPE